The following proteins are co-located in the Echinicola sp. 20G genome:
- a CDS encoding zinc-binding alcohol dehydrogenase family protein, producing MKVLTCLEPGKFEYGEGIRPELSPGKAIIKIKRIGICGTDLHAFEGTQPYFSYPRVLGHELAGELVAVDGVQGFSPGDLVTIIPYFNCGECVACKAGKPNCCAKISVFGVHEDGGMKEYITVPSTALVKQEGLSLDQLALAEPLAIGAHGVRRAGVSKGEFVIVMGAGPIGLGVMEFARIAGGKVIAMDINEDRLAFCREVLGVDHTVNAKGDYKSEIAKITGGSFAESVIDATGSAIAIHNGFELMAHGGRYVLVGLQKGPIEFSHPEFHKRESTLMSSRNATREDFDAVLKALKDQQVKAASYITHRVTFDQVKEDFSSWLDPANKVIKAMVSL from the coding sequence ATGAAAGTGTTGACATGCTTAGAGCCTGGTAAATTTGAGTACGGGGAGGGAATTCGGCCTGAACTCAGCCCTGGGAAAGCCATTATTAAGATCAAAAGAATAGGGATTTGTGGTACGGATTTACATGCCTTTGAAGGCACCCAACCTTATTTTAGCTACCCAAGGGTTTTGGGACATGAGTTGGCTGGTGAGTTGGTAGCCGTTGATGGAGTGCAGGGCTTTTCTCCTGGAGATTTGGTGACCATTATTCCTTATTTTAATTGTGGGGAGTGTGTAGCCTGCAAAGCAGGAAAGCCTAACTGCTGTGCCAAGATCAGTGTTTTTGGGGTCCATGAAGATGGTGGAATGAAAGAGTATATCACTGTACCATCTACTGCATTGGTGAAGCAAGAAGGCTTAAGCTTGGATCAATTGGCTTTGGCGGAACCCTTGGCCATTGGGGCGCATGGGGTGAGAAGGGCAGGAGTCTCAAAAGGGGAATTTGTTATTGTGATGGGAGCAGGTCCAATTGGACTTGGCGTGATGGAATTTGCTAGAATTGCAGGAGGCAAAGTCATTGCAATGGACATCAATGAGGATCGATTGGCCTTTTGCAGAGAAGTTCTTGGGGTAGACCATACGGTCAATGCCAAAGGAGATTATAAGTCCGAAATTGCGAAGATTACCGGTGGAAGCTTTGCAGAGTCGGTGATTGATGCTACTGGCAGCGCTATTGCCATTCACAATGGATTTGAACTGATGGCCCATGGAGGGAGGTATGTGCTGGTGGGGCTTCAAAAAGGCCCAATAGAGTTTAGCCATCCTGAATTTCATAAAAGAGAGTCCACTTTGATGAGTAGCAGAAATGCCACTAGGGAAGACTTTGATGCGGTGCTGAAAGCCTTGAAAGACCAACAGGTGAAAGCAGCTTCTTATATTACCCATAGGGTGACATTTGATCAGGTGAAAGAAGATTTTTCCTCTTGGTTAGACCCTGCCAATAAAGTGATCAAAGCGATGGTAAGTTTGTAA
- the fucP gene encoding L-fucose:H+ symporter permease: protein MNNQSKTALVSKATLWPFILLTSLFLLWGLANNMTDTLLAAFKKILSMTDTQTSWIQMAFYGAYFCLALPAAIYIKKYTYKSGVLLGLGLFAVGGLLFYPASILMSYGFFLFALYVLAGGLSILETSANPYIMVMGPESSATRRLNLAQSFNPVGSIIGVLLSKLFILSQLNVAEADERSKMTADQLQQVRQAELDAVMSTYVGVALFLVLVWVLIKFTKMPTASENEDQDSLKDSFKRLMANKNYVFGVFTQFFYVGAQIGVWSYTIRYIMLELDLNESDASDYYMAAIILFTVNRFVFTGLMKYVRPSLLMAISALVAISLTLVVIFGHGMVGAIALVLISGCMSLMFPTIYGLGAEGLGKDTKLGGSGLIMAILGGAVFPVIQGLVSDSLDSIHLSFFVPACCYLVVVAYGIYHYKHKKEIASGTL, encoded by the coding sequence ATGAATAACCAATCAAAAACGGCCTTGGTATCAAAAGCGACACTTTGGCCATTTATATTGCTGACCAGTCTCTTCTTGCTTTGGGGCTTGGCCAATAACATGACAGACACGCTATTGGCAGCTTTTAAGAAAATTCTCAGCATGACAGACACCCAGACTTCCTGGATTCAAATGGCCTTTTATGGGGCCTATTTCTGTCTGGCTTTACCAGCTGCCATTTACATCAAAAAATATACTTATAAGTCTGGTGTCCTTTTGGGCCTAGGTCTTTTTGCTGTTGGAGGATTGTTGTTTTATCCGGCTAGCATCTTGATGTCTTATGGTTTCTTCCTTTTTGCCCTTTATGTGCTGGCAGGTGGTTTGTCCATATTGGAGACATCAGCCAATCCTTATATCATGGTGATGGGGCCAGAGTCTTCTGCTACCAGAAGGCTAAATTTGGCACAGTCTTTTAACCCAGTAGGGTCAATCATAGGAGTTTTACTCAGCAAGCTTTTTATCCTGTCGCAACTTAATGTAGCGGAGGCGGATGAAAGAAGTAAAATGACCGCCGATCAACTTCAGCAAGTGCGTCAGGCTGAACTGGATGCGGTTATGAGTACCTATGTGGGAGTGGCTCTTTTTTTAGTATTGGTTTGGGTGCTGATCAAATTCACTAAAATGCCAACTGCCTCAGAGAATGAGGATCAGGATTCTTTGAAAGATAGTTTTAAGCGATTGATGGCGAACAAGAACTATGTTTTTGGTGTATTTACTCAGTTCTTCTATGTAGGGGCGCAAATCGGTGTTTGGTCTTACACGATCAGGTACATTATGCTAGAGTTGGACCTGAACGAAAGCGATGCATCAGATTATTATATGGCAGCAATCATCCTGTTTACGGTAAACCGTTTTGTGTTTACAGGGCTAATGAAATATGTGAGGCCTAGTTTGTTGATGGCGATTTCGGCATTGGTGGCCATATCGCTGACGCTAGTGGTGATCTTTGGTCATGGAATGGTTGGTGCTATTGCATTGGTGCTGATTTCTGGCTGTATGTCTTTGATGTTCCCTACCATTTATGGACTTGGAGCCGAAGGTTTGGGGAAAGATACCAAGCTAGGAGGTTCTGGCTTGATTATGGCCATTCTTGGAGGGGCCGTGTTCCCCGTTATCCAAGGTTTGGTTTCGGATAGTTTGGACAGTATCCACCTTTCCTTCTTTGTGCCGGCATGTTGTTATTTGGTAGTGGTGGCATATGGGATTTACCATTATAAACACAAGAAAGAAATAGCTTCAGGGACTTTATAG
- a CDS encoding aldo/keto reductase has product MTLKPLGNTGIKVPAIVFGTSALGNLFTALAPEVKQEIVKESIRYTQPQTFFDSAGKYGAGLALESLGAALNALEVPKDQVVVSNKLGWVRAPLVGDEPQFEKGIWRDLKHDAVQKISYEGILECFEEGNELLQGYSTQLASVHDPDEYLAKANNKEEEEALFEDILEAYRALEDLKKKGLVKGIGVGAKDWKVIPRIYQHIKLDWVMFANSMTIISHPQDLLAFMQQLSNDGVGILNSAVFQSGFLVGGDYYDYQLIKPDSPENIAKFEWRDKFFAACKELGVTPAHACVQFGLSAPGVTSVALSTTEPEKVKRNVDSTINKLPDEFWAELKNRGLLHDYSPV; this is encoded by the coding sequence ATGACATTAAAACCATTAGGTAATACCGGGATAAAAGTCCCTGCAATAGTTTTCGGCACCAGTGCATTAGGCAATTTGTTTACAGCGCTGGCACCTGAAGTAAAACAAGAAATTGTAAAAGAAAGCATCCGCTACACGCAGCCCCAAACATTTTTTGATTCCGCAGGAAAATATGGTGCCGGTCTGGCATTAGAATCCTTGGGAGCAGCCTTGAATGCCCTTGAAGTCCCCAAAGACCAGGTTGTGGTGAGCAATAAATTAGGCTGGGTCAGAGCGCCATTGGTCGGTGATGAACCCCAGTTTGAGAAAGGAATTTGGAGAGACCTGAAGCATGATGCGGTGCAAAAAATCAGCTATGAGGGTATTTTAGAGTGCTTCGAAGAGGGGAATGAACTTTTGCAAGGTTATTCCACCCAATTGGCCTCTGTCCATGATCCAGATGAATACTTGGCCAAAGCTAACAACAAAGAGGAAGAAGAAGCGCTCTTTGAAGATATTCTGGAAGCCTACAGGGCTTTGGAAGATTTGAAGAAAAAAGGCTTGGTCAAAGGGATCGGTGTAGGTGCAAAAGACTGGAAGGTGATTCCAAGAATCTATCAGCACATCAAGCTGGATTGGGTGATGTTTGCCAATAGCATGACCATTATCTCTCATCCACAAGACCTTTTGGCCTTTATGCAGCAGCTTTCAAATGATGGTGTTGGAATTCTTAATTCCGCAGTCTTCCAATCCGGATTCTTGGTTGGGGGAGACTACTATGACTATCAGTTAATCAAGCCGGATAGCCCTGAAAATATAGCCAAGTTTGAATGGAGAGATAAGTTTTTTGCGGCCTGCAAGGAACTTGGAGTTACTCCAGCGCATGCCTGCGTACAATTTGGGCTTTCTGCTCCTGGAGTTACAAGTGTGGCGCTAAGCACCACTGAACCTGAAAAGGTGAAGAGAAATGTGGATTCAACCATAAATAAGCTTCCGGATGAATTTTGGGCGGAGCTAAAAAATAGAGGTTTGTTGCACGATTACAGTCCAGTTTAA
- a CDS encoding LacI family DNA-binding transcriptional regulator yields the protein MKKKRVTLKDIAAELKVSISTVSRALKDHPDIDKTLTKKIKALAQKWNYIPNPLAMGLLRQQTRVIGVIVPDLVTYFFSSIISGIEDELQQAGYYIIISSSKESMEKEIECVHNLLNLRIDGLIVCLAQDSNDTAHFEKVLDHDVPLVFFDRVCLEKKVSTVVVDNVSMAMDITTHFYQNGARKIAHITGPKHLNIVQERAEGYMKGLEQVGLQLDKKHLIHTDLSPEGAAKAIRKLLSLPSRPDAILGVNDTVIFATMKEIKNRNLKIPKDILLAGFSDEFHATVVEPNLTSVAHPTHDIGRNAAKLILEQIQEGRSIQKKIILNTELHVRESSTRY from the coding sequence ATGAAAAAGAAAAGGGTCACTTTAAAGGATATTGCTGCTGAACTCAAAGTCAGTATTTCTACAGTGTCCAGGGCACTCAAAGACCATCCGGATATTGACAAAACCTTGACAAAAAAAATCAAGGCATTGGCCCAAAAATGGAACTACATCCCCAACCCTTTGGCCATGGGGCTATTGAGACAGCAAACTCGGGTCATCGGTGTAATCGTTCCTGATTTGGTAACCTATTTCTTTTCCTCAATCATTTCAGGGATAGAAGACGAATTGCAGCAGGCCGGATACTACATTATCATTTCTTCCTCCAAAGAATCCATGGAAAAGGAAATAGAATGTGTTCACAATCTTTTAAACCTTAGAATAGATGGCTTAATTGTTTGTCTGGCCCAGGACAGTAATGATACGGCTCACTTTGAGAAGGTTTTGGATCATGATGTTCCTTTGGTGTTTTTCGACAGGGTTTGTTTGGAGAAAAAGGTATCTACAGTGGTGGTGGACAATGTATCCATGGCCATGGATATCACTACCCACTTCTACCAAAACGGTGCTAGGAAAATCGCCCATATCACCGGTCCAAAGCATTTGAACATTGTGCAGGAAAGAGCTGAGGGATATATGAAAGGGCTTGAACAAGTAGGTTTACAACTTGATAAAAAGCACCTTATCCATACTGATCTCTCTCCAGAAGGTGCAGCCAAAGCCATCCGTAAGCTCTTGTCCCTGCCTAGTAGACCTGATGCGATTTTAGGAGTCAACGACACAGTCATTTTCGCGACCATGAAGGAAATCAAAAACCGCAATTTGAAAATTCCAAAAGATATTCTTTTAGCTGGCTTTTCTGATGAGTTTCATGCAACCGTAGTTGAACCTAACCTGACTTCTGTGGCTCACCCTACCCATGATATCGGCCGCAATGCAGCCAAGTTAATCTTAGAACAAATTCAAGAAGGGAGATCAATCCAGAAAAAAATCATCCTCAACACGGAACTTCATGTCCGGGAATCCTCTACGCGGTATTAA
- a CDS encoding SH3 domain-containing protein has protein sequence MKKLLSLIGFLLCFSYALAVDFKPGSSVFVINYQGTELKNRPNQNAKTIASLHVGDQLEIIQNTLKSADSRYFAMLKINGVWLEVKSKNGHKGYLFSGDVSNISPIVKPASDELLNIDLLGQIINTYNEINQVNLYGKQYQIESEVTQFEHCTYTVSNYDGCYSLIYSFSTLSFHEVFHQMRNMFLNYNEETGKVLFPKLIRRSESEFVFNQPGSANEVKIVLQKNGVIDIQQILCS, from the coding sequence ATGAAAAAATTACTTTCTCTGATCGGATTTTTACTATGCTTCTCTTATGCCCTGGCAGTGGACTTCAAGCCAGGATCAAGCGTATTCGTCATTAATTATCAAGGTACAGAACTAAAAAATCGACCTAACCAAAATGCCAAAACCATTGCATCACTTCATGTAGGTGATCAATTGGAAATCATCCAAAACACCCTCAAGTCCGCTGACTCCAGGTACTTTGCCATGCTGAAAATCAACGGGGTTTGGTTAGAGGTGAAATCAAAGAATGGCCACAAAGGGTATCTCTTCAGCGGTGATGTGAGCAACATTTCTCCCATCGTTAAACCGGCAAGCGATGAGCTGCTCAATATTGATTTGCTTGGCCAAATCATCAATACTTACAATGAGATCAACCAAGTCAATCTCTACGGAAAGCAATATCAAATTGAAAGTGAAGTGACGCAATTTGAGCATTGTACATACACTGTTTCCAATTATGATGGCTGCTATTCACTTATCTATTCTTTCTCTACTTTGTCCTTTCATGAGGTGTTTCATCAAATGAGAAACATGTTCCTGAATTATAATGAAGAAACTGGAAAAGTCCTCTTCCCCAAATTGATACGCAGATCGGAGTCAGAGTTTGTTTTTAACCAGCCAGGATCAGCCAATGAAGTAAAAATTGTGCTGCAAAAAAATGGAGTGATTGACATTCAGCAAATTCTATGTTCATGA
- a CDS encoding AraC family transcriptional regulator: MPVDIHRFFLNSPQFKKLEGKDYLLIEYKCPIEIENFQLWIDSHMITYVICGKKDWIAPDQMYEINGGDALFIKKGVYTTKQYFESDYCVVLFLINDDFIKRFVTENPNLISKQRPLSPSNSIFRIDVNDSFESLVLSVFNYLKQGQSIPKELVDIKFKELLFNLILNPKNNRIADFFLDVSQNDKTDLEYTMLKNFRFDLSMEEFARLSGRSLSTFKREFTNHFRTTPGKWLNEKRLSHAKSLLINSSLNINEVCFDCGFKNASHFIRLFKQRFSLPPNQFRQKYSS, translated from the coding sequence ATGCCAGTAGATATTCACCGTTTCTTTCTCAACTCTCCACAATTCAAAAAATTGGAGGGAAAGGACTATCTGCTGATAGAATACAAATGTCCAATCGAAATTGAAAACTTCCAACTTTGGATTGATTCCCACATGATCACTTATGTGATTTGTGGAAAAAAAGACTGGATAGCACCTGACCAAATGTATGAAATCAATGGTGGTGATGCATTATTTATCAAGAAAGGGGTGTACACCACCAAGCAATATTTTGAATCCGATTACTGCGTTGTACTTTTTCTGATCAACGATGATTTCATTAAACGTTTTGTTACGGAAAACCCTAATTTAATTTCTAAGCAAAGACCTCTTTCTCCTTCAAATTCAATATTCCGTATTGATGTAAATGATTCCTTCGAGTCCTTGGTTCTGAGTGTCTTTAATTATCTCAAGCAAGGCCAGTCTATTCCCAAAGAGCTTGTAGATATCAAATTCAAAGAGCTATTGTTTAACCTAATCTTAAACCCAAAGAATAATAGAATTGCTGATTTTTTCCTAGATGTCAGCCAAAATGACAAAACAGATTTAGAATACACCATGCTTAAGAATTTTAGGTTCGACCTGAGTATGGAAGAATTTGCCAGATTGAGTGGAAGGAGTTTATCTACTTTTAAAAGAGAATTCACCAATCACTTCAGAACCACACCTGGTAAATGGCTCAATGAGAAAAGACTATCCCACGCCAAAAGTCTCTTGATAAACTCAAGCCTTAATATCAATGAAGTCTGTTTTGATTGTGGTTTTAAAAATGCATCACATTTCATTAGGCTTTTCAAACAACGCTTTTCCCTTCCCCCAAACCAATTTCGTCAAAAATATTCAAGCTAA
- a CDS encoding acyl-CoA dehydrogenase family protein, which yields MNTLTKTSTDWIKLSHELGQKFAQRAAYHDEQSQFVSENYAELKSHGYFSAMIPTELGGSGVSFEKMADIIRILAHYCGSTSLAFSMHQHLVAASIWKYKHKGIGGQLLQDVANHQLVLVSTGARDWLRSNGEMIKVEGGYLLSAKKHFASQSAEGDIAITSAPFLNEQDEWRVLHFGVPFSKEGVSVTNDWDVLGMRGTGSQTIIFDKVFIPEESIALDRARDPFHPAYNLVLAVAMPLIMSTYVGLSEQAMDIAISIGKRYAKQQAHLPYIIGKMNNTLTAAKSQRNAMVALNNNFDFDLSEGMSIDILSLKSNVSTACMQTVQEAMEAIGGQSFYKKNELERIFRDVQAAQFHPLPQWEQYQFTGERILNQ from the coding sequence ATGAATACGCTAACAAAAACATCCACAGACTGGATCAAACTCAGTCATGAACTAGGGCAAAAATTTGCTCAGAGAGCAGCCTATCACGATGAGCAAAGTCAATTCGTTTCAGAAAATTACGCAGAGCTTAAATCACACGGTTATTTTTCTGCTATGATCCCTACCGAACTTGGTGGATCAGGGGTTTCTTTTGAAAAAATGGCTGACATCATCCGCATACTTGCCCACTATTGCGGCAGCACTTCCTTGGCATTTTCCATGCACCAGCACCTTGTTGCAGCGAGTATCTGGAAATATAAGCATAAAGGAATTGGCGGACAGCTTCTTCAAGACGTAGCTAATCACCAATTGGTATTGGTAAGTACTGGGGCCAGAGACTGGTTAAGATCCAATGGGGAAATGATTAAGGTAGAAGGCGGCTACTTGCTATCTGCCAAAAAACATTTTGCCAGTCAATCTGCTGAAGGAGATATTGCCATTACCAGCGCCCCATTTCTCAATGAACAAGATGAGTGGCGAGTACTTCATTTTGGCGTACCTTTTTCAAAAGAAGGCGTGAGTGTCACAAATGATTGGGATGTATTGGGAATGAGAGGAACCGGTTCTCAAACCATCATTTTTGACAAGGTTTTCATCCCGGAAGAATCCATCGCTTTGGATAGGGCCAGAGACCCATTTCATCCAGCGTACAACCTGGTCCTGGCAGTGGCCATGCCTTTGATCATGTCTACTTATGTAGGACTTTCTGAACAAGCCATGGATATCGCCATTTCAATTGGGAAGCGGTATGCTAAACAACAAGCTCACCTTCCATACATCATTGGAAAAATGAACAACACCTTGACAGCTGCGAAAAGCCAAAGAAATGCTATGGTAGCCCTGAACAATAATTTTGATTTTGACCTGTCGGAAGGCATGAGCATTGATATCCTGAGTTTAAAATCCAATGTTTCTACTGCCTGTATGCAAACTGTCCAGGAGGCCATGGAAGCTATAGGAGGCCAAAGTTTTTACAAAAAGAATGAACTAGAAAGGATTTTCAGAGATGTTCAAGCAGCACAATTCCACCCACTTCCACAATGGGAACAGTATCAATTTACTGGTGAAAGAATCCTCAATCAATAA
- a CDS encoding OsmC family protein encodes MKYSVKEKQQRLAEIYSSDASKAWITDMAVIQGQDLHDPFHNTVIINEEIKIPFRAGVHHAVGGLNDLPNPGDLLCASLAVCFESTLRMIANRLNIKLLKTLVKVTAEVDVRGTLVLDKSIPVGFQKMTIALNIATDRPDFEPTLIKATEYSCIVYQTIRKGIPIEVINQPVLEPVS; translated from the coding sequence ATGAAGTATAGTGTTAAAGAAAAACAGCAAAGGCTTGCTGAAATATACAGCAGCGACGCCTCCAAAGCCTGGATCACTGACATGGCTGTGATCCAAGGGCAAGACCTTCATGACCCCTTTCATAATACCGTCATCATCAATGAAGAAATAAAAATTCCATTCCGAGCAGGAGTTCATCATGCAGTGGGTGGGCTCAACGATCTTCCCAACCCAGGCGATCTTCTTTGTGCTTCGTTGGCTGTTTGTTTTGAAAGTACATTGAGAATGATTGCGAATAGATTAAATATAAAATTGCTGAAAACATTGGTAAAGGTCACTGCAGAAGTAGACGTGAGAGGCACCTTGGTTTTGGATAAATCAATCCCAGTGGGCTTTCAAAAAATGACCATTGCCCTCAATATTGCTACAGATCGACCAGACTTTGAACCTACCTTAATCAAAGCAACTGAATATTCCTGTATCGTATACCAGACTATCCGAAAAGGCATTCCTATTGAGGTGATAAACCAACCTGTTTTGGAACCGGTCTCCTGA